The following coding sequences lie in one Myxococcus xanthus genomic window:
- a CDS encoding LysR family transcriptional regulator — MLLFTEVVATGGITAAAERLGLRKSTVSRRLAALEERLGVRLIERNTRGLRLTEVGRDYHAHCARLVAEAREVNRALGESRVTPQGTLRIATLSLLGELLTPLIAELLLRNPLLRVEVSLAEAHVDLISEEYDLALRTGPLADSAMVARRLGRLRTGYYASPAYLARQGTPRTSAELQGHACVVLAAPGTDEVWFFGEGRGAKSLPVTGRLRVPSVRAGQAAARAGLGVVRLPASLVAEDVRGGLLVPVLETETPPGIPVFAVYPSKRQLPPKVRAFLALLNERGAALPWDDATEPASSRSR, encoded by the coding sequence ATGCTCCTCTTCACCGAGGTGGTGGCGACCGGTGGCATCACCGCCGCCGCGGAGCGGCTGGGGCTGCGCAAGTCCACGGTGAGCCGCCGCCTCGCGGCGTTGGAGGAGCGGCTCGGCGTCCGGCTCATCGAGCGCAATACGCGCGGGCTTCGGCTCACGGAGGTGGGCCGCGACTACCACGCCCACTGCGCGCGGCTGGTGGCGGAGGCTCGCGAAGTGAACCGCGCGCTCGGCGAGTCGCGTGTCACGCCGCAGGGCACCTTGCGCATCGCCACGCTCTCACTGCTGGGCGAGCTGCTGACACCGCTCATCGCCGAGCTGCTGTTGCGCAATCCCCTGCTCCGCGTGGAAGTCTCGCTCGCCGAAGCGCACGTGGACCTCATCTCCGAGGAGTATGACCTGGCGCTGCGGACCGGCCCACTCGCGGACTCCGCCATGGTGGCCCGCAGGCTCGGGCGCCTTCGCACCGGCTACTACGCCAGCCCCGCCTATCTCGCGAGGCAAGGGACACCCCGGACCTCGGCGGAGCTGCAAGGCCATGCCTGCGTCGTGCTCGCCGCTCCCGGCACCGACGAGGTCTGGTTCTTCGGCGAGGGCCGGGGCGCGAAGAGCCTACCGGTAACGGGGCGGCTGCGCGTGCCCAGCGTGCGCGCGGGGCAGGCGGCCGCGCGCGCGGGCCTGGGCGTGGTGCGGCTGCCCGCCTCGCTCGTCGCCGAGGACGTGCGCGGCGGGCTGCTCGTTCCGGTGCTGGAAACCGAAACGCCGCCGGGCATCCCTGTCTTCGCCGTCTATCCCAGCAAGCGGCAGCTCCCGCCCAAGGTGCGCGCCTTCCTGGCGCTGTTGAATGAACGCGGCGCCGCGCTCCCCTGGGACGACGCCACCGAGCCCGCGTCCTCCCGAAGCCGGTAG
- a CDS encoding VWA domain-containing protein: MTFSLPQAWVLLLPLGLFLWKYGRRPGPPMWLRAALLVLVVGALSGPELRLADAGSDVVVVVDRSASMPRDMDRTAQELITLLESQRRPGDRVGVITFGRDARVEQPLSTLGGFGGFTRPVDVEASDLSAALDASSALIPDERTGRVLVLSDGRATGVDARGAARRLAARGLAVDWRHIARPEPPLDVAVVSVDVPAAVSEREPFQFSAVVHASSAVTGTVRLERNGRVLLQGPFDFQPGPNVLPLRDLVEEPGLVRYQLSVAAPGDGVVENDRGVAVLRVEGPPRVLLLTNQSRGTLAQSLAASGLQLDVRTPFRLTLDDLDGVGTVVLENVDANALGEPGLNALAAYVEQAGGGLVMTGGRNSFGEGGFRRSPVEPLLPVSLEMREEQRRASLALSVLMDASCSMGMTVPDGRTKMELAAEGVVAALTLLNPKDEVSVHMVDTAAHEIFPLSPVEAGLPLDAVARGFSGGGGIYVGEALRAGRTEILRSEKPTRHILLFSDAADSEEPDDYQRTLAHLREQDVTVSVIGLGVPSDPDADLLREVAHRGGGRVYFAEDAMSLPRIFSQETLTVARATFVDEPASLEGAPDLPLLGRLSAEGLPQVGGYNLTYLKPRANVALRTLDTNGAPILAMWPRGAGRTVAFTAEVDGRYTGELRTWSSLRAALEGMVRWTLAGAAPVGDAVVRTERRGHLLRVTLDLPPGEALPGAAPTMVLLPGDGRAAPVERPMRWEDEDRLVAEYPLEGSGTWHPVVRLGAKVLRAPPVTLPYAPEFEPGSAKAGLELLRAIAAVGGGVERLSMTGLFMEAPESLGRVALAPWLVALALALLLAEVAVRRFLSAPRLRAPRTRERSVSVPATPAAPSSTPATRTTPTSAPPTHQGDAAPAPAKPAEGSVDSALDAARARARRRLDR; encoded by the coding sequence ATGACCTTCTCCCTCCCGCAGGCGTGGGTGCTGCTGCTGCCGCTGGGGCTCTTCCTCTGGAAGTACGGCCGCCGGCCGGGCCCGCCCATGTGGCTGCGCGCCGCGCTGCTGGTGCTCGTCGTCGGCGCGCTCTCAGGCCCCGAACTGCGGCTGGCCGACGCGGGCAGTGACGTCGTCGTGGTGGTGGACCGCTCCGCGTCCATGCCTCGCGACATGGACCGCACGGCCCAGGAACTCATCACCCTGCTGGAATCGCAGCGCCGTCCCGGGGACCGCGTGGGCGTCATCACCTTCGGCCGGGACGCGCGCGTCGAGCAACCCCTCTCCACCCTCGGTGGCTTTGGCGGCTTCACGCGCCCCGTGGACGTGGAGGCTTCCGACCTGTCCGCCGCGTTGGATGCCTCGAGCGCCCTCATCCCCGACGAGCGCACCGGGCGCGTGCTGGTGCTGTCCGATGGCCGCGCCACGGGCGTGGATGCACGCGGCGCCGCGCGACGACTGGCGGCCCGGGGCCTCGCCGTGGACTGGCGTCACATCGCCCGCCCCGAACCGCCGCTCGATGTGGCCGTCGTCTCCGTGGACGTCCCCGCCGCCGTTTCCGAGCGCGAGCCCTTCCAGTTCTCCGCCGTGGTGCATGCCTCCTCCGCCGTCACCGGCACCGTCCGGCTGGAGCGCAATGGCCGCGTGCTCCTCCAGGGGCCCTTCGACTTCCAGCCTGGCCCCAACGTGCTGCCGCTGCGCGACCTGGTCGAGGAACCCGGTCTGGTCCGCTACCAGCTCTCCGTGGCCGCTCCCGGCGACGGCGTCGTGGAGAACGACCGGGGCGTCGCCGTGCTCCGCGTGGAGGGCCCGCCCCGGGTGTTGCTGCTCACGAATCAGTCCCGGGGCACGCTCGCGCAGTCGCTCGCCGCTTCGGGGTTGCAGCTCGATGTGCGCACGCCGTTCCGCCTCACGCTGGATGACCTGGACGGCGTGGGCACCGTGGTGCTGGAGAACGTGGACGCGAATGCGCTCGGCGAGCCGGGGCTCAACGCGCTGGCGGCCTACGTCGAGCAGGCCGGAGGCGGGCTGGTGATGACCGGCGGACGCAACAGCTTCGGCGAGGGTGGGTTCCGGCGCTCGCCCGTGGAGCCGCTGCTCCCGGTGTCCCTGGAGATGCGCGAGGAGCAGCGCCGCGCGTCCCTGGCGCTCAGCGTGTTGATGGATGCCTCCTGCTCCATGGGGATGACCGTCCCGGATGGGCGGACGAAGATGGAGCTGGCCGCCGAGGGCGTCGTGGCAGCGCTGACGCTGCTCAACCCCAAGGACGAGGTCTCCGTGCACATGGTGGACACGGCGGCCCATGAAATCTTCCCGCTCAGCCCGGTGGAGGCAGGGTTGCCCCTGGATGCCGTCGCGCGCGGCTTCAGTGGTGGTGGCGGCATCTACGTGGGCGAGGCGCTCCGCGCCGGCCGCACGGAAATCCTCCGCAGCGAGAAGCCCACGCGCCACATCCTCCTGTTCTCCGACGCCGCGGACTCCGAGGAGCCCGATGACTACCAACGCACGCTGGCTCACTTGCGCGAGCAGGACGTGACGGTGTCCGTCATCGGGCTGGGCGTGCCCTCGGACCCGGACGCGGACCTGCTCCGGGAAGTGGCCCACCGGGGCGGTGGACGCGTCTACTTCGCCGAGGATGCGATGAGCCTGCCGCGCATCTTCAGCCAGGAGACGCTCACTGTGGCGCGTGCCACCTTCGTGGATGAGCCCGCGTCGCTGGAAGGCGCGCCGGACCTGCCGCTGCTCGGTCGGCTGTCCGCGGAAGGGCTGCCCCAGGTGGGCGGCTACAACCTCACCTACCTCAAGCCCCGCGCCAACGTGGCGCTGCGCACCCTGGACACGAATGGCGCGCCCATCCTGGCGATGTGGCCGCGAGGCGCGGGACGCACGGTGGCCTTCACCGCGGAGGTGGATGGGCGGTACACCGGCGAGCTGCGAACGTGGTCCTCCCTGCGCGCGGCCCTGGAGGGGATGGTGCGCTGGACGCTGGCGGGCGCGGCGCCCGTCGGGGACGCGGTGGTGCGCACCGAGCGGAGGGGGCACCTGCTGCGCGTGACGCTGGACCTGCCCCCGGGCGAGGCGCTGCCCGGCGCGGCACCGACGATGGTGCTCCTGCCCGGCGACGGACGCGCCGCGCCAGTGGAGCGTCCGATGCGGTGGGAGGATGAAGACCGGCTCGTCGCCGAGTACCCGCTGGAGGGCAGTGGAACGTGGCACCCGGTGGTCCGGCTGGGCGCGAAGGTGCTCCGCGCGCCGCCCGTCACGCTGCCCTACGCGCCGGAGTTCGAGCCCGGCTCTGCGAAGGCGGGACTGGAGTTGCTGCGCGCCATCGCGGCCGTGGGAGGCGGCGTGGAGCGCTTGTCCATGACGGGCCTCTTCATGGAGGCCCCGGAGTCGCTGGGGCGCGTGGCGTTGGCGCCGTGGCTGGTGGCCCTGGCGCTGGCCCTGCTGCTGGCGGAGGTGGCCGTGCGCCGCTTCCTCTCCGCGCCGCGGCTGCGTGCGCCGCGGACCCGCGAGCGCTCCGTGTCCGTCCCCGCGACACCCGCGGCGCCGTCGTCCACTCCGGCAACACGGACAACCCCGACGTCAGCTCCGCCCACCCATCAGGGCGACGCGGCTCCGGCGCCAGCGAAGCCGGCCGAGGGCAGCGTGGACTCCGCGCTGGACGCCGCGCGAGCCCGGGCCCGCCGGCGGCTGGACCGTTGA
- a CDS encoding translocation/assembly module TamB domain-containing protein, whose protein sequence is MTQSPPSAAPPPPRRPARWGRRVLWGLLGLVGLIVLVVAGVLVFATTSRGEAWLVQKGLALAHEQLSGRLELGRLDLSLGGVILEDVKLYDPEGELVAEIARVDVRARLAGLVRQHVNLPSARIERPRLYLAQDERGLNLTRALEPRTPSPEEPSTGRGSLVLDLRELVLEDGYVDFRQALPEGGERQVRLEDLDARGSARYAAATQGVGANLEATASLARPVPGPVRLALKARGEEGAFEGDVDLEAAGLVLDASGRAKLPPETPPGVPEGQLQAGLELRRLSAPPDLLRAFVPTWPLRVPVSAEGSAGLDGDAARVDVTAKAASASLSVKGGMDLERMRTDGLSVKARDVDLSELMAQGPKTRIAADLDAKGGGTSLESMEGEVKLTVSPSEYLGQPLGPVELEASAKEGRYSLMRLRMLAPGVALQAKGDGTAESVHLEGGLTAGNLALLSQMLSKLMPGVVAPMAGNGTLDFSVKGPLRTPAVKVDGGFAALRYGDVAAQDVSLKLEMPDVSHPLTSNATLVVSRLKAGGRDLRDVAVTLATQERALEASVRVAGDAELGLTLSGQVDDNRQGLAIRQMALFWPEATWTLQAPTHLGFGGGNVEVAPALRLASEGQTLSLQGAMRGQRVNARVELGAFDLSRLPRSFVPESLGLGGRLTGHAAVSGTMARPDAETDLRLEDGSARGYEGLQAELKARYVKDRATGTLAASLPVARLAAEFDVPVQGVLKRRRDAMSVRLNLEDLDIAGAMKLAGQPESASGRLAGTLTVEGPAREPLLDFTLRGQDVRYQTPPPGFSLPVPLAFQLRAASDREDQTLDARLDVEGLGSQTYVALRTPFTVGGLMAKPPTPDELFATTLGVEARVTQLPLTLLKGMSGVQQPGGTVTAQLDFEGSVLVPQATLRVQANAVTMNGLPPMNGQLSVVGGDKDVKLTLNARRQDGPLAQLTATLAAPLGALQDREVYGYIPFDITGRVGPVPLQEIPGLATPASPVAEGAPPPQGGRPQGIQGVLAMELGARGTLDTPQMELTAGVQDLGVGNTGLGQVRLNYTYRDTRSRFDLLLTEPGGGTMLVNGGLGLDVSLPALNRGLQTDNAPVEVALKARNFNPAFLSGTVEMLRSIGGVLQADASVAGTLGAPSINGSLEWKDGKLGLMGLGEYRDIQLALKASRESIAVTTLSAKAGNGSLNLNSPLTAVLNARNEYELSSPGTSDPPLVMRNFPIIVDDQLMALVSLRAKVEGTLSRRLVNLRNVTIPEATIELPEAKRKDLQALERPGDVMLVRNGEPLDRKKRKEAAQARPPANPDETPVEGAAPAEGVAVEDEEETATPPIVFWVNVNAPRNLWVKGSDINAELGLSDDFRVEYTDVARLFGEVRVLRGRVDVLGRRFDIQRDSQVRFTGPAMAPYINVTAEHRNDSAKVTVFVTIRGQGREITLKPTSDPPLPESEIYTLLATGRRTLERSSGASMNASAQAASVVGSLVANEARKALAAKLPLDVVSIEAGASGIAGTKLEVGTYVTDKIYVGYTGRVGANLQQGENANAVRFEYQLGTRWSLEGQYGDARSGGLDLIWTNQY, encoded by the coding sequence TTGACGCAATCCCCCCCGAGCGCCGCGCCTCCCCCACCCCGCCGGCCCGCGCGCTGGGGCCGCCGCGTGCTGTGGGGTCTGCTGGGCCTCGTGGGCCTCATCGTGCTCGTCGTCGCGGGCGTGCTCGTCTTCGCCACGACGTCGCGCGGAGAGGCCTGGCTCGTCCAGAAGGGACTCGCGCTGGCCCATGAGCAGCTCTCCGGCCGGCTGGAGCTGGGGCGCCTGGACCTGTCCCTGGGCGGCGTCATCCTCGAGGACGTGAAGCTGTATGACCCCGAAGGCGAGCTGGTGGCGGAAATCGCCCGGGTGGACGTGCGCGCGCGGCTGGCGGGGCTGGTGCGCCAGCACGTGAACCTCCCCTCCGCGCGCATCGAGCGTCCGCGCCTGTATCTGGCCCAGGACGAGCGCGGGCTGAACCTGACGCGCGCGCTGGAGCCCCGCACGCCCAGCCCCGAGGAGCCCTCCACGGGCCGCGGCTCGCTGGTGCTGGACTTGCGCGAGCTCGTGCTCGAGGACGGCTACGTCGACTTCCGCCAGGCGCTGCCCGAAGGCGGTGAGCGGCAGGTGCGGCTGGAGGACCTGGATGCCCGGGGCTCGGCCCGCTACGCCGCCGCGACGCAAGGCGTGGGCGCGAACCTGGAGGCCACCGCGAGCCTCGCCCGCCCCGTGCCCGGGCCCGTGCGGCTGGCGCTGAAGGCCCGCGGCGAAGAGGGCGCCTTCGAAGGCGATGTCGACCTGGAGGCCGCGGGGCTGGTGCTGGACGCCAGCGGCCGCGCGAAGCTCCCTCCAGAGACGCCGCCGGGCGTGCCGGAGGGCCAGCTCCAGGCAGGACTGGAGCTGCGGCGCCTGTCCGCGCCGCCCGACCTGCTGCGGGCCTTCGTGCCCACCTGGCCGTTGCGGGTGCCGGTGTCCGCGGAGGGCTCCGCCGGACTGGACGGCGACGCGGCGCGGGTGGACGTCACCGCGAAGGCCGCCAGCGCCTCCCTGTCCGTGAAGGGCGGAATGGATTTGGAGCGGATGCGCACCGACGGCCTGTCCGTGAAGGCGCGCGACGTGGACCTGTCGGAGCTGATGGCGCAGGGCCCCAAGACGCGTATCGCCGCGGACCTGGACGCGAAGGGCGGAGGCACGAGCCTGGAGTCGATGGAAGGCGAGGTGAAGCTCACCGTGTCCCCGTCCGAATACCTGGGCCAGCCGCTGGGGCCGGTGGAGTTGGAGGCCAGCGCGAAGGAGGGCCGGTATTCGCTGATGCGGCTGCGGATGCTCGCGCCGGGCGTGGCCCTGCAGGCCAAGGGAGACGGCACAGCGGAGTCGGTGCACCTGGAAGGTGGCCTCACCGCCGGCAACCTCGCCCTGCTGTCACAGATGCTGTCCAAGCTGATGCCGGGTGTGGTGGCCCCCATGGCGGGCAACGGCACGTTGGACTTCTCCGTGAAGGGCCCGCTGCGCACGCCCGCCGTGAAGGTCGACGGTGGCTTCGCGGCGCTGCGGTACGGCGACGTGGCGGCGCAGGACGTGTCCCTGAAGCTGGAGATGCCGGACGTCAGCCACCCCCTCACGTCCAACGCCACGCTGGTGGTGTCCCGGCTGAAGGCGGGCGGACGGGACTTGCGCGACGTCGCCGTCACGCTGGCCACGCAGGAGCGTGCGCTGGAGGCCAGCGTGCGCGTGGCGGGAGACGCGGAGCTGGGGCTCACGCTCAGTGGCCAGGTGGACGACAATCGCCAGGGGCTGGCCATCCGGCAGATGGCGCTGTTCTGGCCGGAGGCCACCTGGACGCTCCAGGCGCCCACGCACCTGGGCTTCGGCGGAGGCAACGTCGAGGTGGCGCCTGCGCTGCGGCTCGCGTCGGAGGGGCAGACGCTGTCGCTGCAGGGCGCGATGCGCGGCCAGCGCGTCAACGCGCGAGTGGAACTGGGCGCGTTCGATTTGTCGCGGCTGCCCCGGTCCTTCGTCCCGGAGTCGCTGGGCCTGGGCGGCAGGCTGACAGGCCACGCCGCCGTCAGCGGGACGATGGCGCGCCCCGACGCGGAGACCGACCTTCGGCTGGAAGACGGCAGCGCGCGCGGCTACGAGGGGCTCCAGGCGGAGCTGAAGGCGCGCTACGTGAAGGACCGCGCCACCGGGACGCTGGCGGCCAGCCTACCCGTGGCGCGGCTCGCCGCCGAGTTCGACGTGCCGGTGCAGGGTGTGCTCAAGCGCCGGCGCGATGCGATGTCCGTGCGCCTGAACCTGGAGGACCTGGACATCGCCGGCGCCATGAAGCTCGCGGGCCAGCCCGAGAGCGCCAGCGGCCGGCTGGCCGGCACGCTGACCGTGGAAGGCCCCGCGCGTGAACCCCTGCTGGACTTCACCCTCCGCGGACAGGACGTGCGCTACCAGACGCCGCCGCCGGGCTTCTCGCTGCCTGTGCCGCTGGCCTTCCAGTTGCGCGCCGCGTCCGACCGCGAGGACCAGACGCTGGATGCGCGCCTGGACGTGGAGGGCCTGGGCTCGCAGACGTACGTGGCCCTGCGGACGCCCTTCACGGTGGGCGGGCTGATGGCGAAGCCGCCCACGCCCGATGAGCTCTTCGCGACGACGCTGGGCGTGGAGGCCCGCGTGACGCAGCTGCCCCTCACCCTGCTCAAGGGCATGAGCGGTGTGCAGCAGCCGGGCGGCACGGTGACGGCGCAGCTGGACTTCGAGGGCTCGGTGCTGGTGCCCCAGGCGACGCTGCGCGTGCAGGCCAACGCGGTGACGATGAACGGGCTGCCGCCCATGAACGGGCAGCTCAGCGTCGTGGGCGGCGACAAGGACGTGAAGCTCACGCTGAACGCGCGGCGCCAGGACGGACCGCTGGCGCAGCTGACGGCCACGCTGGCGGCCCCGCTGGGCGCGCTCCAGGACCGCGAGGTCTACGGCTACATCCCCTTCGACATCACCGGCCGCGTGGGCCCGGTGCCGCTGCAAGAGATTCCCGGCCTGGCCACCCCGGCGTCGCCCGTGGCAGAGGGCGCGCCGCCACCGCAGGGCGGCCGGCCCCAGGGCATCCAGGGCGTGCTGGCCATGGAGCTGGGCGCGCGGGGCACGCTCGACACGCCGCAGATGGAGCTCACCGCCGGCGTGCAGGACCTGGGCGTGGGCAACACGGGGCTGGGCCAGGTGCGCCTGAACTACACGTACAGGGACACCCGCTCCCGCTTCGACCTGCTGCTCACCGAGCCGGGCGGCGGCACCATGCTGGTGAACGGAGGCCTGGGCCTGGACGTGTCACTGCCCGCGCTCAACCGGGGACTCCAGACAGACAACGCGCCGGTGGAGGTCGCGCTCAAGGCGCGCAACTTCAACCCGGCCTTCCTGTCCGGCACGGTGGAGATGCTGCGCAGCATCGGCGGCGTGCTCCAGGCGGACGCCAGCGTCGCCGGCACGTTGGGCGCGCCCAGCATCAACGGCAGCCTGGAGTGGAAGGACGGCAAGCTGGGGCTGATGGGCCTGGGCGAGTACCGCGACATCCAGCTCGCCCTGAAGGCCAGCCGCGAATCCATCGCCGTCACGACGCTGTCGGCGAAGGCCGGCAACGGCTCACTCAACCTCAACTCGCCGTTGACCGCGGTGCTCAACGCCCGGAATGAGTACGAGCTGTCCAGCCCCGGAACGTCCGACCCGCCGCTGGTGATGCGCAATTTCCCCATCATCGTCGACGACCAGCTCATGGCGCTGGTGAGCCTGCGCGCGAAGGTGGAGGGCACGCTGTCCCGGCGACTGGTCAACCTGCGCAACGTCACCATCCCCGAGGCCACCATCGAGCTGCCGGAAGCCAAGCGCAAGGACCTGCAGGCGCTGGAGCGGCCCGGTGACGTGATGCTGGTACGCAACGGCGAGCCGCTGGACCGCAAGAAGCGCAAGGAAGCGGCCCAGGCGCGGCCCCCGGCGAATCCCGACGAGACACCCGTGGAAGGCGCGGCCCCGGCGGAGGGCGTGGCGGTGGAAGACGAGGAGGAAACGGCGACGCCACCCATTGTGTTCTGGGTGAATGTGAATGCGCCCCGCAACCTCTGGGTGAAGGGCTCCGACATCAACGCGGAGCTGGGGCTGTCGGATGACTTTCGCGTCGAATACACGGACGTGGCGCGCCTGTTCGGTGAAGTGCGCGTGCTGCGCGGACGCGTGGACGTGCTCGGCCGCCGCTTCGACATCCAGCGTGACAGCCAGGTGCGCTTCACCGGCCCGGCCATGGCGCCGTACATCAACGTCACCGCCGAGCACCGCAACGACAGCGCCAAGGTCACCGTGTTCGTCACCATCCGGGGACAGGGGCGGGAAATCACGCTCAAGCCCACCAGTGACCCGCCGCTGCCGGAGTCGGAAATCTACACGCTGCTGGCGACGGGCCGGCGCACGCTGGAGCGCAGCTCCGGTGCCTCCATGAACGCCAGCGCGCAGGCCGCGTCCGTGGTGGGCTCGCTGGTGGCCAACGAGGCCCGCAAGGCCCTGGCCGCGAAGCTGCCCCTGGACGTGGTCTCAATCGAGGCGGGGGCCTCCGGCATCGCGGGCACCAAGCTGGAAGTCGGCACCTACGTGACGGACAAAATCTACGTCGGCTACACCGGCCGCGTGGGCGCCAACCTCCAGCAGGGAGAGAACGCCAACGCGGTGCGCTTCGAGTACCAGTTGGGCACGCGCTGGAGCCTGGAAGGCCAGTACGGCGACGCGCGCTCGGGCGGGTTGGACCTCATCTGGACCAACCAGTACTGA
- a CDS encoding BatA domain-containing protein, which produces MSFGFPWGLLALGALAPLVAAYFLRRRQKPVVVSALFLWRRPSPRAEAGPRWERFTREASLLLEVLAVVAAALFLADVRWGDAARVRHLVLVVDGSLSMSARGPDGVTVLEQVRREAAARVESEEATQVTLLASGVTPRMLAGPEAEPSRALAALESFQAQGADHDPLPTLIWAQELAGAGRRVAFFTDVPPVNAALVPESVRWTALGTARGNVALVSAQRRDDGPTAMVTLRVARFGEAPEEVDVRVRALPGAGAKAGTERLERVQLPEEGTATVRLTFQEAGDVEVSLPDDALPEDGQVRLPPAPTRPIAVALAQGLGAPEQTALERFLAVSPEVARGAEGSATDVVLVLGPPGTDARVTVGAGGAPRTFVGPFFSEKGHPLLDDVQLSGVRWTAGDNPPGKPLVSAGDAVLVSEEVDGRVHVNVDLSRSNVQRVSAWPVLLSNLVREARRTREGFPRRQLMLGEPLPVVTLAGARYSLVGPGGRRPVFGAGEVTLSPPTGPGTYSLERDGDVVDTAQVLALDARESDLRERGRAEVPAREAGEDDAGGSAPGRARWPLVLLLAALVADFYLTRRETPGASGASAPRTGGAS; this is translated from the coding sequence GTGAGCTTCGGCTTCCCGTGGGGGTTGTTGGCCCTGGGCGCGCTCGCCCCGCTGGTGGCGGCGTACTTCCTGCGGCGCCGGCAGAAGCCGGTGGTGGTGAGCGCGCTCTTCCTTTGGCGCAGGCCCAGTCCCCGTGCCGAGGCGGGGCCTCGCTGGGAGCGCTTCACGCGGGAGGCCTCACTGCTGCTGGAGGTGCTGGCGGTGGTGGCGGCCGCGCTCTTCCTGGCGGACGTTCGGTGGGGGGATGCGGCGCGGGTCCGGCACCTGGTGTTGGTGGTGGATGGGAGCCTGTCCATGTCAGCTCGTGGGCCGGACGGCGTGACGGTGCTGGAGCAGGTTCGGCGCGAGGCGGCGGCGCGTGTGGAGTCGGAGGAGGCCACGCAGGTGACGCTGCTGGCCAGTGGCGTCACGCCGCGCATGCTCGCGGGCCCGGAGGCGGAGCCTTCTCGGGCGTTGGCCGCGCTGGAGTCCTTCCAGGCGCAGGGCGCGGACCATGACCCGCTGCCCACGCTCATCTGGGCGCAGGAGCTGGCGGGGGCGGGACGGCGCGTGGCCTTCTTCACGGACGTTCCTCCGGTGAACGCGGCCCTGGTGCCCGAGTCCGTGCGGTGGACGGCGCTGGGGACCGCGCGAGGCAACGTGGCGCTGGTCTCCGCGCAGCGGCGCGATGACGGGCCCACGGCCATGGTGACGCTGAGGGTGGCGCGTTTCGGGGAGGCGCCGGAGGAGGTGGACGTTCGGGTCCGCGCGTTGCCAGGGGCCGGTGCGAAGGCCGGCACGGAGCGGTTGGAACGCGTGCAGCTTCCGGAGGAGGGCACCGCGACGGTCCGGCTGACGTTCCAGGAAGCGGGCGATGTCGAGGTGTCGCTTCCGGACGACGCGTTGCCCGAGGACGGCCAGGTGCGGCTGCCGCCCGCGCCCACGCGGCCCATCGCGGTGGCGTTGGCGCAGGGACTGGGGGCTCCCGAGCAGACCGCACTGGAGCGGTTCCTCGCGGTATCGCCGGAGGTGGCGCGCGGAGCGGAGGGCTCGGCGACGGACGTGGTGTTGGTGCTGGGGCCGCCGGGGACGGATGCACGGGTGACGGTGGGGGCGGGCGGCGCGCCGCGCACGTTCGTGGGGCCGTTCTTCTCCGAGAAGGGGCACCCGCTGCTGGATGACGTGCAGCTTTCGGGCGTGCGGTGGACGGCGGGGGACAATCCGCCTGGAAAGCCGCTGGTGAGCGCCGGGGACGCGGTGCTGGTGTCCGAGGAGGTGGACGGCCGGGTTCACGTCAACGTGGACCTGTCGCGTTCGAACGTGCAGCGCGTGTCCGCGTGGCCGGTGTTGCTGAGCAACCTGGTGCGCGAGGCCCGCCGCACGCGGGAGGGTTTTCCTCGGCGGCAGCTGATGCTGGGCGAGCCGCTGCCGGTGGTGACGCTCGCAGGGGCGCGTTACTCGCTCGTGGGGCCGGGGGGCCGCCGGCCGGTATTTGGCGCGGGCGAGGTGACGCTGTCTCCTCCCACCGGGCCTGGGACCTATTCGCTGGAGCGTGACGGCGACGTGGTGGACACGGCGCAGGTGTTGGCGCTGGACGCCCGGGAGTCGGACCTGCGTGAGCGCGGACGCGCGGAGGTGCCGGCACGTGAGGCAGGGGAAGACGACGCGGGAGGCAGCGCGCCGGGCCGGGCCCGATGGCCCCTGGTTCTTCTGCTCGCCGCGCTGGTGGCGGATTTCTACCTCACGCGGCGAGAGACGCCGGGCGCTTCCGGAGCGAGTGCACCAAGGACCGGGGGCGCTTCATGA
- the trxA gene encoding thioredoxin, whose translation MTTNVIPLDDAHFQREVLESSEPVLVDFTATWCPPCRALAPVLDAIAADFRGRLKVTSLDVDDNPESAMRYGVRSVPALLLFKEGKVVRQLLGAQPRAKLEQELRTHLG comes from the coding sequence ATGACGACGAACGTCATCCCGCTGGACGACGCGCACTTTCAACGGGAGGTGCTGGAGTCATCCGAGCCCGTGCTGGTGGACTTCACCGCTACCTGGTGCCCGCCGTGCCGTGCGCTCGCCCCCGTGCTCGACGCGATTGCCGCCGACTTCCGGGGCCGGCTGAAGGTGACCAGCCTGGACGTGGACGACAATCCGGAGTCCGCGATGCGCTATGGCGTCCGCTCCGTCCCGGCGCTGCTGCTCTTCAAGGAGGGCAAGGTGGTGCGGCAACTGCTGGGCGCCCAGCCCCGCGCCAAGCTGGAGCAGGAACTGCGCACCCACCTCGGGTGA